From a region of the Panicum virgatum strain AP13 chromosome 2K, P.virgatum_v5, whole genome shotgun sequence genome:
- the LOC120663631 gene encoding receptor-like protein 35 isoform X2 produces MAPAKERLHSLLLLFIACILKLSTAVPCLPDQASSLLQLKASFIGDSLPSWRAGTDCCHHWEGVTCDMALGRVISLDLGEFDLMSRRLDPALFNLTSLRNLSLAFNDFNEAFLPVSGFERLTDMIHLNLSWAHFGYRIPIGIACLKNLVTIDLSGNYHLYFERPNFQDFMANMSNLRELYLDQMDFRDSASTWSTVLADSVPQLQVLSLFGCFISGSIHPSFSRIRSLTAINLGNNWELTGKVPEYFSELSSLAILDISGDQFEGQFPTKIFELKSLTTIDLSGNPMLSVRLIHFPTGNNLETLNLAGTNFSYDMPSSFGNLEYVKTLGLNSMGIDDKLPALISKLPLLDDLRLQLMGSDLENPILSWVGNLTQLTHLMLDGYDFSKSTPTWIDKLIRLQSLKMQDCSFSVPIPYQIGNLTKLEELQFWSCDFSEQRMPSWIGNLTKLTSVYICSCNFSGPIPSTIGNLIQLKKLVVWSSNITAD; encoded by the exons ATGGCTCCCGCTAAGGAACGCCTCCACAGCCTTCTGCTCCTGTTCATAGCTTGCATCCTCAAGCTTAGCACCGCAGTGCCCTGCCTCCCGGATCAGGCTTCTTCCCTCCTCCAGCTAAAAGCTTCCTTCATCGGTGACAGTTTACCATCATGGCGAGCTGGAACGGATTGCTGCCACCACTGGGAGGGTGTCACCTGTGACATGGCCTTGGGAAGAGTCATTTCCCTTGACCTCGGTGAGTTCGACCTGATGAGCCGTCGTCTTGATCCTGCGCTCTTCAACCTCACCTCCCTCAGGAACCTCAGCCTTGcattcaatgacttcaacgaaGCCTTTCTCCCAGTTTCTGGGTTTGAGCGGCTCACAGATATGATCCACCTCAACCTCTCGTGGGCCCATTTTGGGTATCGTATCCCAATTGGAATAGCCTGCCTCAAGAACCTTGTCACCATTGACTTGTCTGGTAATTATCATCTGTATTTCGAACGGCCAAATTTCCAAGACTTCATGGCAAATATGAGCAATCTGAGGGAGCTTTATCTTGACCAAATGGATTTTCGGGACAGTGCATCAACTTGGTCCACTGTTTTAGCAGATTCTGTTCCCCAGCTACAGGTTCTTAGCTTGTTCGGATGTTTCATATCAGGTTCTATCCACCCTTCATTCTCAAGGATTCGCTCACTTACGGCAATCAACCTCGGAAACAATTGGGAACTCACCGGCAAAGTCCCCGAGTACTTTTCTGAACTATCTTCATTGGCCATTTTAGACATATCAGGAGATCAATTTGAAGGGCAGTTTCCAACAAAAATCTTCGAGCTAAAAAGTTTGACGACAATTGATTTGTCTGGTAACCCTATGCTTTCTGTGAGATTAATACACTTCCCCACTGGAAATAATTTGGAAACACTAAATCTAGCAGGGACCAATTTCTCTTATGATATGCCGTCCTCGTTTGGCAATCTTGAGTATGTAAAGACATTGGGGCTTAACTCGATGGGCATTGATGACAAACTACCCGCTTTGATATCTAAGCTTCCATTATTGGATGACCTGCGACTACAACTCATGGGATCAGATTTGGAGAACCCGATATTATCTTGGGTCGGCAATCTTACCCAACTGACACACCTAATGCTTGATGGTTATGACTTCTCCAAATCGACTCCCACTTGGATCGACAAACTGATAAGACTGCAAAGTTTGAAAATGCAGGACTGCAGTTTCTCCGTGCCAATACCGTACCAGATTGGAAATCTTACAAAATTAGAAGAGCTGCAGTTCTGGAGTTGTGACTTCTCTGAGCAGAGAATGCCATCATGGATAGGCAATCTTACAAAGTTGACTTCTGTGTACATTTGTAGTTGCAATTTCTCTGGGCCAATACCCTCAACAATTGGGAACCTAATACAACTTAAAAAGCTGGTGGTTTGGTCTTCTAACATAACTG CGGATTAA
- the LOC120663631 gene encoding receptor-like protein 35 isoform X1, with product MAPAKERLHSLLLLFIACILKLSTAVPCLPDQASSLLQLKASFIGDSLPSWRAGTDCCHHWEGVTCDMALGRVISLDLGEFDLMSRRLDPALFNLTSLRNLSLAFNDFNEAFLPVSGFERLTDMIHLNLSWAHFGYRIPIGIACLKNLVTIDLSGNYHLYFERPNFQDFMANMSNLRELYLDQMDFRDSASTWSTVLADSVPQLQVLSLFGCFISGSIHPSFSRIRSLTAINLGNNWELTGKVPEYFSELSSLAILDISGDQFEGQFPTKIFELKSLTTIDLSGNPMLSVRLIHFPTGNNLETLNLAGTNFSYDMPSSFGNLEYVKTLGLNSMGIDDKLPALISKLPLLDDLRLQLMGSDLENPILSWVGNLTQLTHLMLDGYDFSKSTPTWIDKLIRLQSLKMQDCSFSVPIPYQIGNLTKLEELQFWSCDFSEQRMPSWIGNLTKLTSVYICSCNFSGPIPSTIGNLIQLKKLVVWSSNITVYSSS from the exons ATGGCTCCCGCTAAGGAACGCCTCCACAGCCTTCTGCTCCTGTTCATAGCTTGCATCCTCAAGCTTAGCACCGCAGTGCCCTGCCTCCCGGATCAGGCTTCTTCCCTCCTCCAGCTAAAAGCTTCCTTCATCGGTGACAGTTTACCATCATGGCGAGCTGGAACGGATTGCTGCCACCACTGGGAGGGTGTCACCTGTGACATGGCCTTGGGAAGAGTCATTTCCCTTGACCTCGGTGAGTTCGACCTGATGAGCCGTCGTCTTGATCCTGCGCTCTTCAACCTCACCTCCCTCAGGAACCTCAGCCTTGcattcaatgacttcaacgaaGCCTTTCTCCCAGTTTCTGGGTTTGAGCGGCTCACAGATATGATCCACCTCAACCTCTCGTGGGCCCATTTTGGGTATCGTATCCCAATTGGAATAGCCTGCCTCAAGAACCTTGTCACCATTGACTTGTCTGGTAATTATCATCTGTATTTCGAACGGCCAAATTTCCAAGACTTCATGGCAAATATGAGCAATCTGAGGGAGCTTTATCTTGACCAAATGGATTTTCGGGACAGTGCATCAACTTGGTCCACTGTTTTAGCAGATTCTGTTCCCCAGCTACAGGTTCTTAGCTTGTTCGGATGTTTCATATCAGGTTCTATCCACCCTTCATTCTCAAGGATTCGCTCACTTACGGCAATCAACCTCGGAAACAATTGGGAACTCACCGGCAAAGTCCCCGAGTACTTTTCTGAACTATCTTCATTGGCCATTTTAGACATATCAGGAGATCAATTTGAAGGGCAGTTTCCAACAAAAATCTTCGAGCTAAAAAGTTTGACGACAATTGATTTGTCTGGTAACCCTATGCTTTCTGTGAGATTAATACACTTCCCCACTGGAAATAATTTGGAAACACTAAATCTAGCAGGGACCAATTTCTCTTATGATATGCCGTCCTCGTTTGGCAATCTTGAGTATGTAAAGACATTGGGGCTTAACTCGATGGGCATTGATGACAAACTACCCGCTTTGATATCTAAGCTTCCATTATTGGATGACCTGCGACTACAACTCATGGGATCAGATTTGGAGAACCCGATATTATCTTGGGTCGGCAATCTTACCCAACTGACACACCTAATGCTTGATGGTTATGACTTCTCCAAATCGACTCCCACTTGGATCGACAAACTGATAAGACTGCAAAGTTTGAAAATGCAGGACTGCAGTTTCTCCGTGCCAATACCGTACCAGATTGGAAATCTTACAAAATTAGAAGAGCTGCAGTTCTGGAGTTGTGACTTCTCTGAGCAGAGAATGCCATCATGGATAGGCAATCTTACAAAGTTGACTTCTGTGTACATTTGTAGTTGCAATTTCTCTGGGCCAATACCCTCAACAATTGGGAACCTAATACAACTTAAAAAGCTGGTGGTTTGGTCTTCTAACATAACTG TGTACTCTTCTTCGTAG
- the LOC120694997 gene encoding low molecular mass early light-inducible protein HV60, chloroplastic-like, giving the protein MATQPPSSLWPPRHWQVASNHPQQEKEATPTAVTVMASMGSLAFTTAGARAGVLPVRVPAAAPRRRALVVRAQAEDAESATEATTAAPSTPLTAKPKAAARPGLWDALAFSGPAPERINGRLAMVGFVSALAVEASRGGGLLSQAGSGSGLAWFAATAAVLSVASLVPVLRGESAEGRSGGVMSADAELWNGRFAMLGLVALAVTEYITGAPFVNV; this is encoded by the exons ATGGCGACGCAGCCGCCCAGCTCGCT CTGGCCGCCACGGCACTGGCAAGTCGCAAGCAACCATCCACAGCAAGAGAAGGAAGCAACTCCAACGGCAGTCACGGTGATGGCCTCCATGGGCTCCCTCGCCTTcaccaccgccggcgcgcgtgcCGGCGTCCTCCCGGTCCGCgtcccggcggccgcgccgcggcggcgagccctgGTCGTCAGGGCCCAGGCCGAGGACGCCGAGTCAGCAACGGAGGCGACAACCGCGGCGCCCTCCACTCCCCTGACGGCGAAGcccaaggcggcggcgaggcccggGCTGTGGGACGCGCTGGCGTTCAGCGGCCCGGCCCCGGAGCGCATCAACGGGCGGCTCGCCATGGTGGGCTTCGTGtccgcgctcgccgtcgaggCGTCCCGCGGCGGGGGCCTCCTCTCGCAGGCTGGCAGCGGGTCCGGGCTCGCCTGGTTCGCGGCCACGGCCGCCGTGCTCTCCGTGGCGTCGCTGGTGCCGGTCCTCAGGGGGGAGAGCGCCgagggccgcagcggcggcgtcatGAGCGCCGACGCCGAGCTCTGGAACGGCCGCTTCGCCATGCTGGGCCTCGTCGCGCTCGCCGTCACCGAGTACATCACCGGCGCGCCCTTCGTCAACGTGTAG